GACGATCCCCGACAGGGCAGCGATGCGCCCCAAATCCACGCCTTCGCCCAGGCGCAATCCCATCAACAGCGCTTCGCGCGCGCGGTCTTCGCCGGACAGCGGCATCTCGCTCTGCGCGCCATGGCCGTTGCGCGCGACCGCGCCCATCCAGTTTTCGGGCTTCTTGTGGCGCATGGTCGCCATGCCGCCGCGCCGTCCATGCGCGCCCGGCCCGATCCCGGCATAATCGCCATAACGCCAATAGGTCAGGTTATGGCGGCTTTCCTGTCCCGGCCGGGCATGGTTGCTGATCTCATAGGCGGGGATGCCCGCCGCGCCGGTCATCGCCTGGGTCAGTTCATAGAGGGTCGCGCCATGGTCCGGATCGGCGGGCGTCAGCTTGCCCTGCGCCACCAGCGTGGCGAAGCGCGTGCCCGGCTCGATCGTCAACTGATAGAGCGAAAGATGCCCGGTGCCGAACGACAGGGCGCGGGCGAGTTCTGCCTGCCAGTCCGCCTCGCTCTGGTCCGGTCGCGCATAGATGATGTCGAAGCTGACCCGGTCGAACACGCGTTGCGCCGTATCGAGCGCGGCCAGCCCTTCGTCCACGTCATGGGCGCGGCCGAGGAAATGCAGCGCCTGATTGTCGAGCGCCTGGAGGCCAAGCGACGTGCGGTTGACGCCGGCGACGGCCAGATCGGCGAAGCGCGCCGCTTCGACCGAATTGGGATTGGCCTCCAGCGTAATCTCTATGTCCGGGGTGAAGCCCCAATGACGCTGCGCCGCCGCGATCAGCGTTTCGACCAGCGCAGGCGGCATCAGCGATGGCGTGCCGCCGCCGAAGAAGATGGAGGCAAGGGGACGGCCTGCCGTGAGAGCCGCCTCATGCATCATGTCGGCCAGAAGCGCCTTCTCCCAGGCTGCGACGTCCACGCCGTCGCGAACATGACTGTTAAAATCGCAATAAGGACATTTGGAAACGCAAAAGGGCCAATGGATATATAAGGCTTGGGCGTCGGCGGTGATCGACGGACTTTCGGGGGTTTGGGACGACATGGCTGGGGGCAGCCCTAAAGGGTTTTTGTGCGCGACGCTATGGGCGCCGCTATGCGCGGCGATGCTGTCGATGGCGGGAAGCGCACGGGCGACGTCGGACAGCGACGGGCCGACCGCATCGTCGGCGCTTGCCCCTGCCTCAGCCGCCGCTGTGGGCGCAGTGATGCCAGCGGCCTATTATGGCATGAGCGAAGCGCCCCGTGGCACGGCGCTGCTGCGCGCCGTGATGCTGGACGCGCATAATGGCGAACGGGCGTCGCTGGGCTTGCCGCGGCTCGATTGGGACGATGCGCTGGCGGCCGACGCCGCGCGCTACGCCGATGATATGGCGCGCACCGGCCTCTTCCGCCATTCCGCGCGGACCAGCCGGGTCATCCCAAGCGGCGAGAATCTCTGGATGGGGCCGCGCCGCCTCTATGGCTATCAGGTCATGGTGGGATCGTTCCTGGACGAAAAGCCATTGACGAGGATCGAGGGCAAATTGCCGGATCTCAGCCGCACGGGCCGCTGGCAGGATGTGGGCCATTATACCCAGATGATCTGGCGCGGCACGCGCAAGGTCGGCTGCGCGCTAGGCGAGGGGACGAATGCCGACTATCTGGTCTGTCGTTATTTCCCGGCCGGCAACGCGTTCGGCAAGGGGCCATTGGACGCGGACGATGCGCCGACGGCGATCGGCGGCACCCAGGTGGCGAGCGTCGCGCGATAGGGTGCAGGGATATTTCTTCGGGTGATGGGCATTGGACAGACAGCCCCGCCGAAGGAGAGACATGATGCGCTGCCGCTTGATGACACTGGCCCTGTCGGGTTGCGCGCTGATAAGCCTTGCGGCCTGCGGCCAACCGACACAGCCCAAGGCCGACAACGCAACCGGCAATGCAGCGGCCCCAGCCCCGATGGCATCCGCCAGCAACAGCGCGCAAAGCCCGCTGCCCGCTGCGCCGCCTGTTGCGGACGCCCCGTCGGCGACGCCTTTGTCCTGTGCCGCCGATATCGGCTCGGCCGCCGCCGCCAGGCGCGTCGCCATCTGCCGCAACGTGTCGCCCGCCACCCATCCGCCCTGCAATGTCGCCAACAGCTGCGCAATGATCGATGACGAAATTGCGCGGAGCTGCGCCCTGTTCGACGGCAAGGGCGAACCGATGCAGAGATGCGATCCCGCGCCCAAGAGCATGGAGGCCGCCGCTGCCGTGGTGCAGCGTTATTATGCGGCGCTCAACGCCCGCGACTATGGCACGGCCTGGCAGCAATGGGGCGACGATGGCCCACCCAATCAGCCGCTGGACACATTCGAGGCAGGCTTTGCCGATACGCGCTCGACGCGCGTGACGATCGGCAGGCTGGAACCGGGCAGCGGCGGCGCCGGGTCGATCTACCAGACGGTGCCGGTGACGGTGGATTCGCAGCTACAGGACGGCACCCGCCAGCGCTTCGTCGGCGATTATGTCGTGCGGCGGGTCAATGATGTGGATGGCGCGTCGGCCAGCCAGTTGCGCTGGCATATCGGCCAGGCGAAGCTGAAGCCGGTGCCCGTGCGATAAGGCACGGGCGCACCGGCATCAGATAACCGCCGCCACCAGTTTTTCGAAGGCCTTGGCGCGGTGGCTCATGGCATGTTTGGCGTCCGGGTCCATCTCGCCGAAGCTGATATCGTGGTCCAGCGGCACGAACATCGGATCGTAGCCGAAGCCCTTGTCGCCCCGTGGCGGCCAGATCAGCGTGCCGTCGATCCGGCCTTCGAATGCCTCGACATGGCCGTCGGGCCATGCGAGGGCCAGGGCGCAGACGAAATGGGCGCTGTGGCTGGCGTCCGGCCCCTTGGCCTGAACCCCGTCCCACACCGTCTGCATGGCGAAGCCGAAATCCTTGGTCGGTCCGGCCCAGCGCGCGGAAAACAGGCCGGGATCGCCGCCCAGCGCCTCGACGCACAGACCGCTGTCGTCGGCCAGCGCAGGCAGGCCGGACAGGTCGGCCGCCTGCATCGCCTTCAATTCCGCATTGGCGATGAAGGTGGTGCCGGTTTCCTCCGGTTCGGGCAGGTCCAGGCTGGCGGCGGAGATCGGCTCGATACCATAAGGGCCGAGCAGCGCCGCGATTTCTCGCACCTTGCCGGGATTATGGCTGGCGATGACCAGCTTGCCCGGCTTCAGCCTGCGGAT
This window of the Sphingobium sp. CR2-8 genome carries:
- the hemW gene encoding radical SAM family heme chaperone HemW, producing MSSQTPESPSITADAQALYIHWPFCVSKCPYCDFNSHVRDGVDVAAWEKALLADMMHEAALTAGRPLASIFFGGGTPSLMPPALVETLIAAAQRHWGFTPDIEITLEANPNSVEAARFADLAVAGVNRTSLGLQALDNQALHFLGRAHDVDEGLAALDTAQRVFDRVSFDIIYARPDQSEADWQAELARALSFGTGHLSLYQLTIEPGTRFATLVAQGKLTPADPDHGATLYELTQAMTGAAGIPAYEISNHARPGQESRHNLTYWRYGDYAGIGPGAHGRRGGMATMRHKKPENWMGAVARNGHGAQSEMPLSGEDRAREALLMGLRLGEGVDLGRIAALSGIVIDRLIDQRAIDQLTGLGLVHLTGSRLQVAPAGMLLLDAILPEVVAV
- a CDS encoding CAP domain-containing protein, translating into MAGGSPKGFLCATLWAPLCAAMLSMAGSARATSDSDGPTASSALAPASAAAVGAVMPAAYYGMSEAPRGTALLRAVMLDAHNGERASLGLPRLDWDDALAADAARYADDMARTGLFRHSARTSRVIPSGENLWMGPRRLYGYQVMVGSFLDEKPLTRIEGKLPDLSRTGRWQDVGHYTQMIWRGTRKVGCALGEGTNADYLVCRYFPAGNAFGKGPLDADDAPTAIGGTQVASVAR
- the rdgB gene encoding RdgB/HAM1 family non-canonical purine NTP pyrophosphatase → MSDDFGQEQAIRRLKPGKLVIASHNPGKVREIAALLGPYGIEPISAASLDLPEPEETGTTFIANAELKAMQAADLSGLPALADDSGLCVEALGGDPGLFSARWAGPTKDFGFAMQTVWDGVQAKGPDASHSAHFVCALALAWPDGHVEAFEGRIDGTLIWPPRGDKGFGYDPMFVPLDHDISFGEMDPDAKHAMSHRAKAFEKLVAAVI